The region AGAATTTTGTTGTGCTCAGGTACTTAATGGATTGTGCTTTTTACCAAAGTTTTACACAAGCATGAACAATCCACTGGAAAATTACGTAAAAGATCGTCCAAAGGAAGAAGTATCCGATTCTGAACCAAGGAAACCTCTgaaaagaacaagaacaaaaaataaGATTTGTATGTCTTCCATGAAGAAAGATAGCAGAAACCTTTTACTGACCTAAATAGTTAAACCATCAACTTACCAAGCAATTTAAAGCAGTCTCACCAAGTAGGAAGACAGCATTGATTGTGTGCATATTTATTATCAGCTGCAATAAAAGGTTAAATCATGGTTAGCAACACACTCATCCATAATCTGGTTCAATTATTTCTCAAATTGACAAAAGAAGCAACCAAGTATTTACATGGTTGATATTACAGACTAAATTTTTTAGTGAAAGAAGTCACTTCAATTCTAATTGATAAATAAGTACATTTGTTCAAAGTCAACAGTAGAATGTAAGGAGACTTACAAAGTTTAAGTTGTAATCTTTGATGGTAAGAAATGGAACAATAATGAACCAAAAGACACAATCCGTGAGGATAACAGCACCTGCATTCATCTTTGTAACAGTAAAACATTGTTATAAGTGGAAGAGCATAATATTGAAGTCtgttatttttttatacttaAGAAGAGTTGATGATTCTAAACAATGTACCTGAAAAATTATTTGGAATACATAACTCCAAAATCCTGCAGGCTTGCGAGAGTTATGATCCGCATGGGGGCTTAAGTTCTTTCCTCTATTGAACGAATTTGCTATTACAAGTGCAGGAGTCATGTAAGTGCCCTGCTCTGCATCTACTTCGACACTATCCACCTTATCACCACTAGCTTTTTTATGATGCCGGTAACATCCATACATTGAAAGCAATGATCCGAGCTAAATTTGGAAAGTAGAAGCAGAAATAACAAACAAATAAAGATAATTAGACTCATAAACAGAGGAAGAGACAGAGAGGAGAACAATGAAGCTCTATCCAACTATATAACTCACCCCAAAATAAAATGTAACCAATGTAAAAGTCCACCTGCCAAAAACCATAAATGTCATTTGTTAGTGTCTAGATTTCTCACAGTGCATCATTCACATATAATCAGAAGCAATTTTTTTAGCTACATTGCCTTTTTGTTTAATCATCTATACGTGAAGCCCTTTCGAAAAGCAGAAACTAATGGAGTTCATCTTTATAGCTCTATAATCTTAATGGTGTGAATAATGTTCAAAATACAAAGTCTAGGATGAAACAAAAGGGCCCAGAAAAGGTAATATTAAGACTTTGAAGAGATGAACAGTAATGAAAGAAATCAGCCACAAATTTCTCAAGACATTATTATACAAAGTACGAGATACATTAAACATACATAAAAGTTTAAAGGGGTTGTTGCTTACTGAGTATAGTAGTAAAATATGGCACCTCCATCCACAGAAGCAGTGACAATGAGCAGTACCAAAAGAACAAAGAAAGCAACCAATCTGAAAACCAGTAGCCA is a window of Humulus lupulus chromosome 4, drHumLupu1.1, whole genome shotgun sequence DNA encoding:
- the LOC133830307 gene encoding uncharacterized protein LOC133830307 isoform X2; this translates as MTGDTTVSSYWLNWRVLLCALWVLFSMILAFLIIFKFECSRRPRQNIGENQNERCPGILYEDETWKPCLKNVHPAWLLVFRLVAFFVLLVLLIVTASVDGGAIFYYYTQWTFTLVTFYFGLGSLLSMYGCYRHHKKASGDKVDSVEVDAEQGTYMTPALVIANSFNRGKNLSPHADHNSRKPAGFWSYVFQIIFQMNAGAVILTDCVFWFIIVPFLTIKDYNLNFLIINMHTINAVFLLGETALNCLRFPWFRIGYFFLWTIFYVIFQWIVHACVKLWWPYPFLDLSSPYAPLWYFSVALMHIPCYGIFALIMKLKHHVYSTKYPNSYQCEK
- the LOC133830307 gene encoding uncharacterized protein LOC133830307 isoform X1 produces the protein MHQRDLSLLPLISHSNSSMGGSSGSSWQPIMTGDTTVSSYWLNWRVLLCALWVLFSMILAFLIIFKFECSRRPRQNIGENQNERCPGILYEDETWKPCLKNVHPAWLLVFRLVAFFVLLVLLIVTASVDGGAIFYYYTQWTFTLVTFYFGLGSLLSMYGCYRHHKKASGDKVDSVEVDAEQGTYMTPALVIANSFNRGKNLSPHADHNSRKPAGFWSYVFQIIFQMNAGAVILTDCVFWFIIVPFLTIKDYNLNFLIINMHTINAVFLLGETALNCLRFPWFRIGYFFLWTIFYVIFQWIVHACVKLWWPYPFLDLSSPYAPLWYFSVALMHIPCYGIFALIMKLKHHVYSTKYPNSYQCEK